The region ACAGATCAATGATAATAGTTCAGAAAATTTATTAGCTAAAAATCGTCGTGTAGATATTTTTATAGAACGATTCTTTGAAAAAGGAGAGAAGGTTTCAAGAAAAGCATACCCAAGTTTTTTTGACATGAAAATTGCTTCAATGAAAGTGAAAGATACGTTTTCTTTACCGGATGTTAATTTTATTGGCGGTCGTCATGTCTGGCTTCCGCAGGCAAAACCTAAATTATATCAGCTGTATGAAATTTTAAATGAAAATCCGACACTTGAGGTTGAACTTCAGGGACATATTTGCTGTGACTATGAAAATTTTGATGGTGAAGATCAGGATCTAGGAACATTTAATCTTTCCTTTACAAGGGCGCAATCGATCAAAGATTTTTTATTGGCAATGGGAATTGATGCTAAACGTATAAAAGCAGAAGGTGCAGGACATCTTAATCCTGTTGTATACCCTGAGCAAACAGAATCGGATCGGACTAAGAACAGAAGGGTTGAAATCGTTTTGCTAAAAAAATAAATAAAATAGTTTCGGCGGCAGCGAAGCTGCCGCCGAAACTATATATAATAAATTCTTATTTCCTCTGTTTACTAAATGAAGCCATCAAATAAAACAAGAACGGCAGAATAAATAAGGAACCCAGTAATAAAGCCCAACCCAATGCGGAAATTGTTTTCGATGCAGCTGCCTGTTCCAATAAAGAAAGATGTTCTCCGTTGGCAAAAAGAATGATATTGGGGTTGTGTTGGTAAGTTGCCGCCACTAAAATCATAACGATTTGAAATCCTGCTAAAGCTCTTACAGGTAGTAGTTTTTGTCTATTCATAGCACGAAGAATAAGCAGTAAACAAATCGTTGCAAATGAAACTGCCATTATTCCTAAAGGCTTAGAGAATACCCACATAATTAATGGAATATCAGAAATGTAGGCCGTGAAGAATACCAGAATACCTGTAATCACTACAAAAACCATGGTTTGTTTGGATTTCTTAATCATTAGACCCAATTCTAATCTGTCATTGGTTTCTCTTAGAGCAAAAACAGAAGCCAGATAGGCGCAAATGGAAATGGTAAATAATCCTACAGCAATACCGAACCAATTCAGCCAACTGAAAATATATAAATCTAAAAAGCCGGTCGCATTAGGGTTAATTGAATGAGAAACAGTTGCCGCAGCGATTAATCCTAAGAAAAAAGGTGTTAATAAGCTCGAAAAATAAAAAATTTGAGTGTAAACATGCTGCCAATCATCTTTTACAGCATCATAATGTCTGAAGGTGAAAGCTGTTCCTCTCGCAATAATTCCGACCAGCATTAAAACTAATGGAATGTGAAGATAAGTGGAAAGCGTAGTGTAAATTTCAGGAAAACCAACAAATAAAATTACAACCGCAATAATGAGCCACATATGATTCGCTTCCCAAACCGGAGCAATAGATTCGTACATGATCTCCTGCGTTTTGTTACGGGCTTTTTTCTTGGTGAAAAGTTCTACGATTCCGGCTCCGAAATCTGCTCCTCCCAAAATCACATAAAGACAAATTGAAAGCCAAAGGAAACCTATAACTACGTAGATCATAATTTTTTGTTTTTAGGATTAAACTGAGCGTCTGTAGGGTCATATAATCTGGAAACCATTTGTATCTGTCTTCTTAAAAGAAATACAATAATGAGAGATAGTGAAACGAAAATCGCTGTGAAAAAATAGAAAGAATACTGTATTCCAGGCATTGGCGTTACTGCATCCACTGTTCTCATGATTCCATAGATGATCCAGGGTTGCCTTCCTACTTCGGTAACTGTCCAGCCCGCTTCCAAAGCTATATATCCAAAAGGAGTTGCTAATAAAAATGTTTTTAACAGCC is a window of Candidatus Chryseobacterium colombiense DNA encoding:
- a CDS encoding OmpA family protein, giving the protein MKTFLFLFFFSIVVYSQTLTSIYFQNNSYELSNESKRKLDSLARLETKLTFRIFGNANPLGNVVLNKTLSENRAKQVSDYLNGKIGKNIHLVSSVGLGISKQINDNSSENLLAKNRRVDIFIERFFEKGEKVSRKAYPSFFDMKIASMKVKDTFSLPDVNFIGGRHVWLPQAKPKLYQLYEILNENPTLEVELQGHICCDYENFDGEDQDLGTFNLSFTRAQSIKDFLLAMGIDAKRIKAEGAGHLNPVVYPEQTESDRTKNRRVEIVLLKK
- a CDS encoding cytochrome d ubiquinol oxidase subunit II yields the protein MIYVVIGFLWLSICLYVILGGADFGAGIVELFTKKKARNKTQEIMYESIAPVWEANHMWLIIAVVILFVGFPEIYTTLSTYLHIPLVLMLVGIIARGTAFTFRHYDAVKDDWQHVYTQIFYFSSLLTPFFLGLIAAATVSHSINPNATGFLDLYIFSWLNWFGIAVGLFTISICAYLASVFALRETNDRLELGLMIKKSKQTMVFVVITGILVFFTAYISDIPLIMWVFSKPLGIMAVSFATICLLLILRAMNRQKLLPVRALAGFQIVMILVAATYQHNPNIILFANGEHLSLLEQAAASKTISALGWALLLGSLFILPFLFYLMASFSKQRK